Within Sorghum bicolor cultivar BTx623 chromosome 2, Sorghum_bicolor_NCBIv3, whole genome shotgun sequence, the genomic segment AGGCGACTAGAAGTAAAAAGGAGACGTATAAAAATGGTTTCTCAATGCAAAAGTACTGTCAAAATCaaaggagagagaaaaaaaaaaaggaggtgACGGGGGGATAACATTGAGACAGATAAGAAATCATCGCACTTATTAGAAAGAGAGAAAGTAATGATAAAGATTACGGCATGATTAGGACGTCGGCGCTTTTTTAATTGTGTGTACACAGGAAAAAATCAGGCTGTGATGAGCTGGAAAAGCTAAGGGATATGGTTGTATGGCTGCTGTAAATCAGTATATATGGAGATGCCCTGCGTCTGCGTGTGGGAGAGCTCCGCTGCAAAAGGTGCGTGCTTCGTGCGGTACTCGAATGAAAACCATGAGCTTGCACTTGTTTTTAATCGTATTATGCCAGTACCGACATACTTGTGCAGTACAAAGGCAAAAAGAATATTTACATGTGCAATACTATCACAATCATTTCACTTTTTTATTTTACTTTCCCCCTTGTACTTTTAGTACGTATGGTAggagtatatatataagtaAGGGTATAAAAAGATGTGGCATATATCTATTATATCCATAGAATAATACTGAAATTAAAGGAGACCCACATTCAACAAGAGAATCTACGAATTATGAGATTAATAAAAAACACTATGAAACTTTGGATTTTATGATGATATATGTATTATATTAAATAAAAGGGAAATACACCTAGTATAGTTAATAAAAAGTAAGTTTAGAACAATAAGTTAAACAGAAGAACTCTAGATCGGAAAAGAAAAATACCTAATAAAGGGTCCACATAGAACACGATTTGTGGAGGCGAAATTTGAATGATGTTGAAATGGAAAGAGAATATCTAAATTAGTAGTCAATATAAATTGTAATATAAAAATATCTAAATTTAGcattgaaaataaaaaataatagtttGATTTATATATGTTAGAAAacacataaataaaaaaactatgTATTGCTATGTTAGAAAACGCATAACTCGATTGTttgttggctgataagccatggtaGAAAGTAtcgttggctgatttattataagaacaaaaaatactgctgaatgactAGCAGATTGCGAACACCAGTGTGAGTGTTGATTCCATAGTTGGTTTTTGGAGTGCTTGTGCCATTGGATGTTGGTGCAATGATGGGACCAACTAGCATTTGTTCAAGGTAACAACGGCAACAACCATGAGCAAGTGAATCCAGATGTCTtgtggagaaaaagaaaaaaaaagacaccCATGGGTCCTTAAGTGAGGTACAAGGTAATTCGAAATTAAGCGAGGTACAAAGCAATTCGAAAGTTGAATTTACAAGAGaatcaaataattaaaaaattttATGAGAGAAGCTCCTTTATTCAATTTGGTCATCAAATGCGATAAAACACTAGCAGCTTGTGTTTGAAGAAGTTAATAATTGCGATCTGGTACATACACTGTAGTACCGCCTTTAGGCCTGGTTTAGATCTAAATTTTTCGTAGATGACACTATAccattttttttgtatttaataattattgttcaattagatactaaataggcttaaaaaattcgtctcgcaaattatatacAAACTGAGCAattagtttatatatatatatatttaatgctacataTATGTGTCCCAAGATttgatataggccttgtttagatgcacccaaaaacccaaaactttacaagattccccatcacatcgaatcttacggcacatgcatgcaacattaaatatagataaaaatgataactaattgcacagtttacatgtaagtcacgagatgaatcttttaagcctagttactctatgtttagacaatgtttgtcaaataaaaacgaaaatgctacggtgtcaaaatccaaaaaaaaaaaattggatctaaacaaggccataatagcttgaaaagttttttggcttttttttaaagaaacaagtttttggatttttgggtaAACAAGCCCGAAAAAAACTACCCTGAACCTACCCCTCGTTTAGTCCAGCGCACGTGAGATCTCGTGCAGTTTCCGTCGCTGGCAGAGCGATTATATCGTCGTCATCTCACATGTCACCATGATTGAACGCCGAAATGTGGGCATCAAGCCGCAACAAGTTGCAGTTAATTTGATGCAAcctttagatgcgaaaagattttagatttcgctactataaCACTCtcgtttgtttgtagcaaatattgtctaattatggactaactagtatcaaaagatttgtctcgcgatttacagataaactatgcaattagtttttatttttgtctatatttaatgatttatacatgtgtcgaaagattcgatgtgacggtgaatcttgaatactttttggttttcgggatgaactaaggccttgtttagatgcgaaattttttcggatttcgctactgtagcattttcgtatgtttgtggtaaatattgtccaatcatagactaactagagttaaaagatttgtctcgcgatttacaggtaaactgtgtaattagtttttgttttcgtctatatttaatgttttatgcatgtgccgtaagattcgatgtgacgaagaaaattttcaaggtgaactaaaccaggcctaaacaaggcccaaatgttGTCTCCGGTCTCGAATCAAATTCTGCCGAGCTACCGCTACTCGTCAGAATCGACTCCCGTGGACGGCGACCCGCGATTCCCCCGTCTATTATATGCCCCCTCTCCATCTTTACTCCGGCGACGCCTACCGCCCCCGTTTCGCTCCGCGTCCGCGGCAATCGGCATCGGGCAACGGCCAACGGGCAGGCGCGGGGCGCGGTCCAGATTTTTTTACGCTCTGTTTATATCGGAGATGAAAAATATTTAGGTGTCACATTGAATGTGTTAGAAGGATGTTAGAAagtgtttttagaaactaataaaaaaataaattacatagctcgtctggaaacGGTATgataaatctattaagtataattaatctgtcattagcacatataagttaatgtagcacttaaggctaatcatggactactaGGCTTAAAACATTCGTTTCGTGAttctcaaccaaactgtgtaattagtttattttttatttacattcaatgtttcatgcatgtgttcaaagattcgatgggatggatgaaaatttttttaggggttagatctaattttttttgaattttaacactgtattactttcgtttttatttgacaaatattatccaatcatggagcaactaggcttaaaagattcgtctcgtgatttactggtaactgtataattagttatcttttttatctatatttaatatgcatgtgctgcaaaatttgatgtgacgggaaatcttgtaaagttttggtttttttgtgtatctaaacaaggcctaaggtcctgtttagattggaaatgaaaattttttgggtgtcacatcggatatgtcgaaagaatgtcgggaggggtttttagaaactaataaaaaaacaaattacatagctcgtcaggaaactgcaagacaaatctattaagggcctgtttagattaaagatgaaaattttctgggtgtcacatcggatatgtcgaaaggatgtcgggaggggtttttagaaactaataaaaaaacaaattacatgactcgtcagaaaactgcaagacgaatctattaagtataattaatctgtcattagcacatgtgggttactgtagcacttaaggctaatcatggactaactaggcttaaaagattcgtctcgcgattttcatccaaactatgtaattagtttattttttatctaaatttaatgtttcatgcatgtgtccaaagattcgataggatggatgaaaattttttgggtggagaactaaacagggcctaagtactccctccatactggAAAAAAGggacgtttaggacatgattaTGATAACCAAGGAGTCATTGGTATTTTTCCTTCTTTGCCCTTATTAAATAGGCTGCGGGGTGCCTGTTATCTAAGAAAGATTCGTAGTTCTATTGGCTAGCAAGCGCGAGTTGGGAGGTTGGCCGTTAGGTGGTCGGTTCGATCCCTGGTGGCCACGCTATTTTTTGGCAGTAGATTTTCACATGTTTTTGGATGGCGCGCGCTTATTTCGTTGATTCTGTTGGCCGTGTTGAGCACATTGTTTGCCGCTTTTTTTTTCGTTTGACGTTCAGCGCGCTTTTGTTGGCGCTTTTTTTCGTTTACCTAAACTGCACGCCGCTGAGCCGTCTGTCCGTCTGCCCAGCCCCTTCGTATATAAAAGATGTGTCCATTCTTTCCTTCTCCACTTCATTTCTTTCCTTCTCCacttcttctctttccatagaAGCAATGGCTAATCCATTTGATTTGAACGTTCGTTTAGAAGATGATAACGACAGTCTTCCTTATTTTTTTGATATCAATGAGCCAATTTGGAGTTAAGATTCGAACTGTTCAGCGCATATGGAAGCAAGGTAAAAACCAATTAGCTCAAAACATACCAGTTGTGGTTCATAATCGAAAGAAAGGTAGAAGTGGTCGTAAAGCAATTCCTATTGATTTGGAAAAACTGCGGGACATTCCTCTCAAACAAAGAATGACAATTGAAGATGTGTCTAGTAGAATTGGTGTTAGCAAATGTAGGATACAAAGGTATTTGAAAAGGGGTTTGCTTAGGCGCCACTCTAGTAGCATCAAACCTTACCTTACCGATGCTAACAAGAAGACTAGGTTGAAGTGGTGCATTGACATGATTGACCAAGGTTTGCTTGATGATCCAAAGTTCAAAGATTTGTTTGACTTTGTGTTTATTGATGAGAAGTGGTTCTACCTCTCTCAAAAATCAGAGAGGTACTACTTGCTACCCGAAGAAGATGAACCACACCGCACTTGCAAGAACAAGAACTACATCCCTAGAATCATGTTCTTGTGTGTATGTGCTCGTCCAAGATTTAGAAATGGTGAATGTGTGTTTGATGGCAAAATAGGTTGCTTTCCACTAGTCACTTTTGAACAAGCTATTAGAGGAAGCCACAACCGTCTTCGTGGAGCGGAAGTAATCAAACcaattcaatcaatcacaaGGGAGGTGATAAGAGATTTCATGATAAATAAGGTGCTGCCCGCAATTAGAGCAAAGTGGCCAATAGAAGATGTGAACAAGCCAATATTCATTCAACAAGATAATGCTCCATCACATTTAAAAGTGGATGATCCTCAATTTTGTGACATTGCTAAGCAAGATGGATTTGATATTAGGCTTATATGTCAACCACCCAATTCTCCAGATTTTAACATCCTAGATTTGGGCTTTTTTCGGGCAATTCAAGCAATTCAATACAGGAAAGATGCTAAGACATTAAAAGATTTAATTCCTGCAGTTCAACAGGTACTACATGATAATGCATTTCTTGTCTCATTACAACAAAGACTGCTTAAATGATCTAATTTCTTTCTCTCATGTTTTTGCAGTCATTTTTGGAGTACAATCCATGGAGAGCAAATAGGATCTTTGTGACACTACAAACTGTTTTGAAGGAAGCAATGAAGATAAAAGGTTGCAACAAAATTAAGATTCCTCACATTCAGAAAGAAAAACTAGATAGGGAAGATAGGCTGCCATTGCAAATCCCTTGTGAACCTTCATTGCTAGCCGAGGCACTTGCTACTCTTCCTGATACAAGTTAGAGGATGCAAGTTAGTTTTTTTTGCTTGGTAAACGTCATTGTAAGATGGATGTAGGGAGTACTACAATACCTTGCTGTTTTTTTCTTCATTTGTGCTGGTTTTTTCTTCATCGTTGTTGGTTTTTGCTTGCATCTTCCTGATGTGTGCCTCCACCTTCTCCAGCACTTCATCAGTCACGTAGATGCTTGAACCTCTCATAACCAGTTTATCGACATCAGGAATGTAGAACTCGCAATCGAACTTGTCCATTAGATGGAGGAACTTCACTGGGATATCATATTCTTCGTGAAGAAGGCCACAACGGCCACACCTCCGAGCATTCCGGCGAGCTTCGTAGCAAGCATCTCTTCCTAATACGCCACCAACAACGTGGAGCGTGCCGCAGCGAGAACACAGAGACTCGACGGAGTCCGGCACCATGTCGACGGAGTCCGGAACCATGTCGACGGAGTCCAGCACGGCGGCACCATGTCGATGGAGTCCGGAACCATGTCGACGGAGTCTGCCGCCTCCAGCGCAATGGATCCCGACGAGGCTGCGATGTCATGCGAAGAGCAACCGGCGTCGGCGAGAGCGCGGCGAGGAGCGACCGCACGGCGAGCCGCGACCGCGCGGCGAGCACGCGGCGAGCGGCGATCTCGCGACGAGCCATCGGTGGCGGAGAGGTGCAGGCGAGCGCGCGGCAGACTGCGAACGGCTCGGCGATGTGAACGGATCGGTGGCAGAGAGAGACGAGCATGCGGGCGGTGCAGACTGCGGGCGAGCGGGCGATGCATGTGAATGTGAAACGGCTCGCTTCGGCTTCAATGCGGGCGATTGCCGAGGAGCACGCGAACGGGCGGCTCGCAGGGCAAACGCGTCCACGATATGCCTCAGCTGTGTAGGACGTCTGTTTTTACGAAATCAGGTCTCCCCTCTAGTACGTCCCTTTTTTCAATAGGGAgggagtataattaatctatcattagcacatgtgagttactgtagcacttaagtctaattatggagtaactaggcttaaaagattcgtctcgcgattttcaaccaaactgtgtaattagtttatttttttatatatatttaatgtttcatgcatgtgtctaaagattcgatgggatgcataaaaaaattttaggttggataaacagggcctaaacagGGCTGCTGTCCCCGCGCGTGGTGCGAGTTCAGGGCAGTGCGTCAGTGCGTGCACCGTGCTGCGTCTGGTTCCGGACCCACCCACGGTCTGAACATAGGCGGGCGGCGGGTCCCGCGCGCCCCCGCCCGCGCGTCA encodes:
- the LOC8078961 gene encoding uncharacterized protein LOC8078961, coding for MVPDSVDMVPDSVESLCSRCGTLHVVGGVLGRDACYEARRNARRCGRCGLLHEEYDIPVKFLHLMDKFDCEFYIPDVDKLVMRGSSIYVTDEVLEKVEAHIRKMQAKTNNDEEKTSTNEEKNSKEE